A section of the Allorhodopirellula heiligendammensis genome encodes:
- a CDS encoding sugar phosphate isomerase/epimerase family protein has translation MFALCNETFRDTPLSDAVRLTADLGYTGWEVAPFMLADHVDAIGREQRAEYRKTVEDAGLKIIGLHWLLAGTQGLHLTTQDASVRQNTADYLKSLARLCGDLGGNLMVLGSPQQRNRTEGQTPELAMANAAEVLRQVVPTLHEQNVRIAVEPLGPEEGDFLNTADEACELIDAVGDPSIGLHLDVKAMSTEAEPIEQVIRQHADRMIHFHANDPNRLGPGMGDVKFEPILQALRDVNYDGWISVEVFDYSPGAETLARESIRNLRAAS, from the coding sequence ATGTTTGCACTCTGTAACGAAACTTTCCGCGACACGCCGCTTTCCGATGCAGTCCGCTTGACGGCCGACCTTGGCTATACCGGCTGGGAAGTCGCTCCCTTCATGCTGGCCGATCACGTTGATGCGATCGGACGGGAGCAGCGGGCTGAGTATCGCAAGACCGTCGAGGACGCGGGTCTGAAGATCATCGGTCTGCACTGGTTGCTCGCCGGCACGCAGGGCTTGCATTTGACGACACAGGATGCGTCGGTGCGACAAAACACAGCGGACTATCTGAAGAGTTTGGCCCGGTTGTGCGGGGACTTGGGGGGAAACCTGATGGTGCTCGGTTCGCCACAGCAGCGCAACCGCACCGAAGGGCAAACGCCTGAACTCGCGATGGCGAATGCAGCCGAGGTACTGCGGCAAGTCGTCCCCACCTTGCATGAGCAAAACGTGCGGATTGCTGTCGAGCCGCTTGGTCCCGAAGAAGGTGATTTCCTCAATACTGCCGACGAAGCCTGCGAACTGATCGATGCGGTCGGCGACCCCAGCATCGGATTGCATCTTGACGTCAAGGCCATGAGCACCGAAGCGGAGCCAATCGAGCAGGTCATCCGTCAGCACGCCGACCGGATGATCCACTTTCACGCCAACGACCCCAACCGCCTGGGGCCAGGAATGGGCGACGTCAAATTTGAACCAATCCTGCAAGCACTGCGTGACGTGAACTACGATGGCTGGATCAGCGTCGAAGTGTTCGACTATTCACCTGGGGCTGAAACGCTGGCGAGAGAAAGTATCCGCAACCTGCGGGCAGCAAGTTAA
- a CDS encoding YkgJ family cysteine cluster protein, whose product MAKSTAKLDSSPATVRQRIRRRSDLPKGESLCDHCTAKCCHYFALPIDEPVSRKDFDFIRWYLLHDRASVFVDEETWYLLVHTTCKHLQADNRCGIYETRPQICREYTTDDCEFDDDWCYERYFETPEQIDEYADALFGPQFEQVGLRKQDMIRSRRPTGLPVV is encoded by the coding sequence ATGGCAAAATCAACAGCAAAACTAGATTCCTCACCCGCCACGGTGCGGCAGCGGATTCGGCGCCGGAGTGATCTGCCCAAGGGTGAAAGTCTCTGTGATCACTGCACCGCCAAATGCTGCCACTATTTCGCGTTGCCGATCGATGAACCGGTCTCGCGAAAAGATTTTGATTTTATTCGTTGGTACCTACTCCATGATCGAGCCAGCGTGTTTGTCGATGAGGAGACCTGGTACCTACTGGTCCATACCACATGCAAGCATTTGCAGGCGGACAACCGTTGCGGAATCTATGAGACCCGCCCGCAGATTTGCCGCGAATACACGACAGACGATTGTGAGTTTGATGACGACTGGTGTTACGAACGATACTTTGAGACCCCCGAGCAGATCGATGAGTACGCGGACGCACTGTTTGGTCCTCAGTTCGAACAGGTGGGACTCCGCAAGCAGGATATGATCCGCAGTCGTCGCCCCACCGGTCTACCGGTCGTGTGA
- the recQ gene encoding DNA helicase RecQ has protein sequence MATTPRTSTHEGQTPSAREILAQVWGFDDFRPMQDEAVNDVIAGRDSVVVLPTGGGKSLCYQVPALVREGMAVVVSPLISLMKDQVDALVSNGVAAALVNSTQSDEQKRETAARIRSGEIRLLYLAPERLLTNRTLDFLTTIPISFFAIDEAHCVSNWGHDFRPEYRGLRILKQRFPHASVHAFTATASERVREDIAGQLELRDPHILVGSFDRPNLTYRMLRRDNALRQIMSVVEQHPGESGIVYCITRKEVEQTSAALAAEGVSVRPYHAGLDDLTRHGNQEAFIREQVDVIVATVAFGMGIDKSNVRFVVHAGMPKSIEHYQQESGRAGRDGLPSQCTLLYNGGDLMTWKRILEMGDRSNFDEAMANVNSMAALCSGVQCRHAAIVNYFGQEFDVENCNACDVCLGELDMVEDPITLAQKILSNVVRLQERFGVAYNVKVLTGSRDQKITSAGHDQLSTHNLLGNESTANVRTWIEQLISQGFLERTGEFNVLRLTPPGRDLLRRQGTVTLTRAAPASAGRPSARSTADSWEGVDRGLFDLLRAKRSELATEQNVPAYIVFGDAVLRDLARLRPTSLAGLAQIRGIGERKLKEYGEIFLNEIDAYCQQHEVPRDMVIPQDHSLAAPAAAKPKSMKGAIAQREADACFAQGQSIEAVAAKMGRAQSTVRGYLNNYIRDANITDPSPWVSTQKTTAIEAAIHASEDGRLKPIFEAVEADQTIREPVGYDDIRIVVSCWQNRSDR, from the coding sequence ATGGCTACTACACCGAGGACGTCGACGCACGAGGGTCAAACCCCGTCCGCTCGCGAAATACTTGCTCAGGTGTGGGGATTCGACGACTTCCGACCGATGCAGGACGAAGCCGTCAACGACGTGATTGCCGGCCGTGACAGCGTCGTGGTGTTGCCCACTGGCGGCGGAAAGTCACTCTGCTACCAAGTCCCGGCATTGGTTCGTGAGGGGATGGCCGTCGTCGTCTCACCGCTGATCTCGTTGATGAAAGACCAGGTCGATGCGTTGGTGAGTAACGGTGTCGCGGCGGCCCTGGTCAACAGCACTCAAAGCGACGAGCAAAAGCGTGAAACCGCCGCCCGAATCCGCAGCGGAGAAATTCGGTTGCTCTATCTCGCTCCCGAGCGGCTACTGACCAACCGCACTCTTGATTTCCTAACCACGATCCCGATTTCATTTTTCGCGATCGATGAAGCTCACTGCGTCAGCAATTGGGGACACGATTTTCGTCCAGAGTACCGCGGTTTGCGAATCTTGAAACAGCGGTTTCCACATGCTTCCGTTCACGCCTTCACGGCCACGGCATCGGAGCGGGTGCGTGAGGATATTGCCGGGCAATTGGAACTCCGCGATCCGCATATCTTAGTCGGCAGCTTCGATCGCCCCAACTTGACCTACCGCATGCTCCGTCGTGACAACGCGCTGAGGCAGATCATGAGCGTCGTCGAACAGCATCCCGGTGAGTCCGGGATCGTGTACTGCATCACGCGGAAGGAAGTCGAACAGACCTCGGCAGCGCTTGCTGCCGAGGGCGTCTCGGTCCGCCCCTACCATGCCGGACTCGACGATCTGACACGACATGGAAATCAGGAAGCATTCATACGTGAGCAGGTGGACGTGATCGTAGCTACGGTTGCGTTCGGGATGGGCATTGACAAATCGAATGTGCGGTTCGTCGTTCATGCGGGCATGCCCAAATCGATCGAGCACTACCAGCAAGAGAGTGGACGAGCGGGACGAGACGGCTTACCGTCACAGTGCACTCTCCTGTACAACGGTGGTGATCTGATGACGTGGAAACGCATCCTTGAAATGGGTGATCGATCCAACTTTGACGAGGCCATGGCGAACGTAAACTCAATGGCTGCCTTGTGCTCGGGCGTTCAGTGCCGTCATGCCGCCATCGTCAACTATTTCGGTCAAGAATTCGATGTTGAGAACTGCAATGCCTGCGATGTCTGTCTGGGCGAGCTCGACATGGTGGAGGATCCGATCACCCTCGCGCAAAAAATTCTCTCCAACGTCGTGCGACTGCAGGAGCGGTTTGGGGTGGCCTACAACGTCAAGGTACTGACGGGATCACGAGATCAGAAAATCACCAGTGCCGGGCACGATCAACTCAGCACCCATAATCTGCTCGGCAACGAGTCGACGGCCAACGTCCGGACCTGGATCGAACAATTGATCTCCCAAGGGTTTCTCGAGCGAACGGGCGAGTTCAACGTCTTGCGATTGACACCGCCGGGCCGCGACCTATTGCGACGCCAGGGAACGGTGACCTTGACTCGCGCAGCCCCCGCTTCCGCTGGCCGCCCCTCAGCACGCTCAACAGCGGACTCGTGGGAGGGTGTCGATCGTGGCTTGTTCGATTTGCTCCGCGCAAAACGAAGTGAGTTGGCCACCGAGCAAAACGTACCCGCCTATATTGTCTTCGGCGACGCTGTCCTTCGCGATCTCGCCCGGCTGCGCCCCACATCGCTCGCAGGTCTCGCGCAAATTCGCGGTATTGGTGAACGCAAACTGAAGGAGTATGGCGAGATTTTTCTCAACGAGATCGATGCGTATTGCCAACAGCACGAGGTGCCGCGGGACATGGTCATCCCACAGGACCACTCGCTTGCTGCCCCAGCGGCTGCCAAGCCGAAAAGCATGAAGGGCGCTATTGCTCAACGCGAGGCGGATGCCTGCTTTGCACAAGGTCAATCAATCGAAGCCGTCGCAGCAAAGATGGGACGAGCTCAGTCGACTGTGCGAGGTTATTTGAACAATTATATCCGCGACGCCAACATCACCGACCCATCGCCATGGGTTTCCACGCAGAAGACGACGGCAATCGAAGCGGCCATTCACGCGAGCGAGGATGGCCGGCTCAAGCCAATATTTGAAGCCGTCGAAGCTGACCAGACGATTCGCGAGCCAGTCGGCTACGACGACATCCGCATCGTGGTGAGCTGTTGGCAGAACCGATCGGATCGGTGA
- a CDS encoding AAA family ATPase: protein MVTPPPRETAPSELPSDDLASAQQLIASVNEVKDQVSRIVVGQSEVVEQLLIAILARGHCLLEGVPGLAKTLMVRTLASSMSLDFRRIQFTPDLMPGDITGTDIIQEDHETGRREMIFRKGPIFTQMLLADEINRTPPKTQAALLEAMQEHEVTAGGHTYRLSEPFFVLATQNPIEQEGTYPLPEAQRDRFLFHVVVAYPSRDEEVEIVDRTTSGELPDVKHVISGEDIVRFQALVRRVPLPDHVKHWVIDLVRDARPGETDAKPWVREWIQWGPGPRASQQLVLASKARALLQGRTHVSMDDVQALALPVLRHRIVPTFAAEADGISVADLVARLVKEHRVPEASLL, encoded by the coding sequence ATGGTCACACCGCCCCCTCGCGAAACTGCTCCCAGCGAACTTCCGTCCGATGATCTTGCGTCCGCTCAACAGTTGATCGCAAGCGTCAACGAAGTGAAGGACCAAGTGAGCCGAATCGTGGTCGGACAGAGCGAGGTTGTCGAGCAATTGCTGATTGCAATTCTGGCCCGCGGGCACTGCTTGCTCGAGGGCGTGCCCGGCCTGGCAAAAACACTGATGGTGCGAACCCTGGCTTCGTCGATGAGCCTGGACTTTCGTCGTATCCAATTCACTCCCGATCTGATGCCGGGGGACATCACGGGGACTGACATCATTCAGGAAGATCACGAGACGGGGCGTCGCGAAATGATCTTTCGCAAAGGGCCGATCTTCACGCAGATGCTACTTGCCGATGAGATCAACCGCACGCCGCCCAAGACGCAAGCGGCATTACTCGAAGCGATGCAGGAACACGAAGTGACCGCGGGCGGGCACACCTATCGCTTGTCCGAACCGTTCTTCGTCTTGGCGACGCAGAATCCGATCGAACAGGAGGGCACCTATCCCTTGCCCGAAGCTCAGCGTGATCGGTTTCTGTTTCATGTCGTCGTGGCCTACCCGAGCCGTGACGAAGAAGTCGAGATAGTGGACCGTACGACATCGGGTGAGCTTCCCGACGTCAAGCATGTGATCAGTGGTGAAGATATCGTGCGGTTTCAAGCACTCGTCCGCCGGGTCCCGCTACCCGACCACGTCAAGCATTGGGTCATCGACCTGGTCCGCGACGCACGGCCAGGCGAAACGGATGCTAAGCCTTGGGTGCGGGAGTGGATTCAGTGGGGGCCCGGACCGCGGGCGAGTCAGCAATTGGTGCTCGCATCCAAAGCTCGGGCGTTGTTGCAGGGCCGCACCCACGTATCCATGGACGATGTTCAGGCTCTCGCACTGCCCGTACTGCGGCACCGGATCGTACCAACTTTCGCCGCCGAAGCCGATGGAATCTCCGTCGCTGATTTAGTCGCGCGCTTAGTCAAAGAACACCGGGTACCCGAAGCAAGTTTGTTGTAA
- a CDS encoding formyltransferase family protein, producing the protein MEVVITALGPDHTGLADPIIHHLTGRGARIAEIQMYDHDEQSLFAMLCRIQFDEMSVAKGQVSLSQLQAEMRQIGEHTGLSIRVWSPDVRSSARPRLAVACTYVEDTPRAILQAVAEGTIAADVPVVISNRKKLASLAEEFHSEFRMIGDDQGGADNDALIRTLDEFEVDYLILARYMRVLPADVCWQFAGGRIINLHHGLLPGFPGFRPYHDANNARMLTFGATCHFIIPELDAGNQTINQRTFSVAPGTPIEKIIAEGERDNEPKCLVEGVRRVVDREVYLHFHRVMPRK; encoded by the coding sequence ATGGAAGTCGTCATCACCGCTCTCGGTCCCGATCACACCGGATTGGCTGACCCGATCATTCACCATCTCACCGGCCGCGGGGCGCGGATCGCCGAGATTCAGATGTACGATCACGACGAACAGTCACTGTTCGCGATGTTGTGTCGTATACAGTTTGACGAGATGTCCGTGGCCAAGGGTCAGGTGTCGCTGTCGCAGCTGCAGGCCGAGATGCGTCAAATCGGAGAGCACACGGGGCTTTCCATCCGCGTATGGAGTCCCGATGTACGCTCGTCGGCACGGCCGCGACTCGCCGTGGCATGTACGTACGTCGAAGACACGCCGCGCGCGATTCTGCAAGCTGTGGCAGAGGGAACAATCGCGGCAGACGTGCCTGTGGTGATTTCGAATCGAAAGAAACTGGCCTCGCTGGCCGAAGAATTTCATTCGGAATTCCGCATGATCGGCGATGACCAGGGCGGGGCGGATAACGACGCACTGATTCGAACGCTCGACGAATTCGAGGTCGATTATTTAATCCTGGCCCGCTACATGCGAGTTCTTCCCGCCGACGTCTGTTGGCAATTTGCGGGCGGCCGGATCATCAATCTGCACCACGGCCTGCTGCCAGGGTTTCCGGGTTTCCGACCATACCATGACGCCAATAACGCCCGCATGCTGACTTTTGGCGCGACGTGTCACTTCATCATCCCCGAACTCGACGCGGGCAACCAAACGATCAACCAACGCACTTTCTCCGTCGCCCCCGGCACGCCAATCGAAAAGATCATTGCTGAAGGCGAACGCGACAACGAACCGAAGTGTTTGGTCGAGGGCGTGCGCCGAGTCGTTGATCGAGAGGTTTATTTGCATTTCCATCGCGTGATGCCGAGAAAGTAA